The proteins below come from a single Natrinema sp. SYSU A 869 genomic window:
- a CDS encoding IclR family transcriptional regulator: MATPDTGGGNRIDAVVKTLDILEALWQAEGAGVTALTERTGLAKSTVHAHLTTLRSKGYVVQEGDEYRLSLRFLSFGEHVKHAEPLYAASDAPIDELSERVSERVLCSTHQNGLGTVINVSEGTRSFTSDIDVGTHTYLHSSAGGKAMLAHFSDERVDEIIDEWGLPVFTDETITDRDALFNELAAIREEGVAYNRGEYLQGINAIAAPILSNDGTVYGAVTVAGPRHRLTNEWEENDLRNQLLSTANTIEVNMMFS; encoded by the coding sequence ATGGCAACACCGGACACAGGTGGGGGAAATCGGATCGATGCGGTGGTCAAAACATTAGACATCCTCGAGGCGCTGTGGCAGGCCGAAGGGGCTGGCGTCACGGCGCTCACCGAGCGAACGGGACTCGCGAAGAGTACGGTCCACGCCCACCTGACGACGCTGCGGTCGAAGGGATACGTGGTCCAGGAAGGCGACGAATACCGGCTGAGCCTCCGATTCCTTTCGTTCGGCGAGCACGTCAAACATGCCGAGCCGCTGTACGCGGCGTCCGACGCCCCTATCGACGAGTTATCGGAGCGAGTGAGCGAACGAGTGCTCTGTTCCACACATCAGAACGGGCTCGGAACGGTCATCAACGTCAGCGAGGGCACTCGCTCGTTCACCAGCGACATCGACGTCGGGACGCACACCTACCTGCATAGTTCGGCGGGCGGGAAGGCCATGCTGGCACACTTCTCGGACGAGCGAGTCGACGAGATCATCGACGAGTGGGGACTCCCGGTGTTCACTGACGAGACGATCACCGATCGAGACGCCCTCTTCAACGAACTCGCCGCGATTCGTGAGGAGGGCGTCGCGTACAACCGCGGGGAGTACCTCCAGGGAATCAACGCGATCGCCGCACCGATACTCAGTAACGACGGGACCGTCTACGGCGCGGTCACCGTCGCCGGACCGAGGCACCGACTCACGAACGAGTGGGAGGAAAACGACCTCCGCAACCAGTTGCTGTCGACGGCGAACACGATCGAAGTGAACATGATGTTCTCGTAG
- a CDS encoding MATE family efflux transporter, translating to MAEFRGRVSDVWRRTVSLSWPIAVQQTFNTLMRTVDIIVTGLFSPAAVAAVGLADLYAQIPLRIGLGLGTGAIALSSQDTGRGATTTRDRAITQAILIGFLAGVPLTIVGLAFADPLIALLGAEPGVVETGGRYLALVFAAAPMRIVGLVGARSLQGTGDTRTPMVVNGTANVINIGATVGLGLGLSVLPALGIVGVGLATAISRTVEAVTITAAIAIDRTELAFARPRSLTITRQLVTVSLPNFAEGMSTSLANFPFNALLLTFGTEVTAAYHIGRRSYQQFSGPLYRSYSVAASIVVGQTLGEGDLDDARFSGLAITGLSVLTLGLAGIVLIAGAGPIARLFTSDPATLEYAATFTRVFGVSMFFFGVFFPLSGSLRGAGDTRTPFYARLTGTVGFLLGFSYLAGVTLGYGLSGVYAGIVLSYAWWAFVVAIGFEWGEWAEKATTMMAERADEAD from the coding sequence ATGGCCGAGTTCAGGGGCCGCGTCTCCGACGTGTGGCGACGGACCGTCTCCCTCTCGTGGCCGATCGCGGTCCAGCAGACGTTCAACACGTTGATGCGGACAGTCGATATCATCGTTACCGGTCTGTTCTCGCCGGCGGCCGTCGCCGCGGTCGGGTTGGCGGACCTCTACGCGCAGATCCCGTTACGGATCGGTCTCGGCCTTGGAACCGGTGCGATCGCCCTCTCGAGTCAGGACACCGGTCGCGGTGCGACGACGACCCGTGATCGTGCGATCACGCAGGCCATTCTCATCGGATTTCTGGCGGGCGTCCCGCTGACGATCGTCGGACTGGCGTTCGCCGATCCGCTGATCGCGCTCTTGGGTGCCGAACCCGGCGTGGTCGAAACCGGCGGGCGCTATCTCGCGTTGGTCTTCGCTGCTGCGCCGATGCGTATCGTCGGGCTGGTCGGCGCGCGGTCGCTACAGGGAACCGGCGATACGCGGACACCGATGGTAGTCAACGGCACCGCGAACGTGATCAATATCGGGGCGACGGTCGGCCTGGGACTCGGTCTCAGCGTCCTCCCTGCGTTAGGGATCGTCGGCGTCGGGCTGGCGACGGCGATCAGCCGAACGGTTGAGGCGGTCACGATCACGGCCGCAATCGCGATCGATCGGACGGAGTTGGCGTTCGCTCGTCCGCGGAGTCTGACGATCACGCGCCAGCTCGTGACGGTGAGCCTGCCGAACTTCGCCGAAGGAATGAGCACGTCGCTCGCGAACTTCCCGTTCAACGCACTCTTGCTCACCTTCGGAACGGAAGTGACAGCTGCCTACCACATCGGGCGACGCAGCTACCAGCAGTTCAGCGGCCCACTGTACCGCTCTTACAGCGTCGCCGCAAGCATCGTCGTCGGACAGACCCTCGGCGAGGGCGACCTCGACGACGCGCGGTTTTCGGGACTGGCGATCACGGGGCTCAGCGTCCTGACGCTCGGTCTCGCTGGGATCGTCCTGATCGCCGGTGCAGGTCCCATCGCTCGGCTGTTTACGAGTGACCCGGCCACGCTCGAGTACGCCGCGACCTTCACTCGCGTCTTCGGCGTCTCGATGTTCTTTTTCGGCGTCTTCTTTCCGCTGTCGGGCAGCCTCCGCGGCGCGGGCGATACCCGAACGCCCTTCTACGCCCGGCTCACCGGGACCGTCGGATTCCTGCTCGGCTTCTCCTATCTCGCTGGGGTTACGCTCGGCTACGGGCTCTCCGGGGTGTATGCCGGAATCGTGCTCAGCTACGCGTGGTGGGCGTTCGTCGTCGCGATCGGGTTCGAGTGGGGAGAGTGGGCGGAGAAAGCGACGACGATGATGGCCGAGCGGGCGGACGAAGCTGACTAG
- a CDS encoding SDR family oxidoreductase, producing MRLENETVVITGAASGIGQATAERCAEEGARVIVTDVDTESGEAVAQAIEEAGGDAEFHELDVTDSDQFHAVVDAVADEYGLDVMINNAGTGHPAGSLEELGNDIRDFVTDININGVWNGCHAALPHLKEQGHGAIVNVGSLASILGLPKQAAYSMSKGAVLNMTKAVAAEAGPYGVRANTVCPGFTETSLLDQYLEDQEDPETAREQMIEQYPLKRLAEPEEIADAILFLASDESSFVNGHGLVVDGGFSA from the coding sequence ATGCGACTCGAAAACGAGACGGTAGTTATCACGGGTGCGGCGTCGGGTATCGGGCAGGCGACGGCCGAGCGCTGTGCCGAAGAAGGCGCACGCGTCATCGTCACTGACGTCGATACTGAGAGCGGGGAGGCGGTCGCACAGGCGATCGAAGAAGCCGGCGGGGATGCCGAGTTCCACGAACTCGACGTCACCGACAGCGACCAGTTCCACGCGGTCGTCGACGCGGTCGCCGACGAGTACGGCCTCGACGTGATGATCAACAACGCTGGGACCGGTCATCCGGCGGGAAGCCTCGAGGAACTCGGGAACGATATCCGGGACTTCGTCACCGATATCAACATCAACGGCGTCTGGAACGGCTGTCACGCGGCGCTTCCCCATCTGAAAGAACAGGGCCACGGTGCTATCGTCAACGTCGGCTCGCTGGCGAGTATCCTCGGGCTCCCGAAGCAGGCCGCCTACTCGATGAGCAAGGGCGCGGTGCTGAACATGACGAAGGCGGTTGCCGCCGAGGCCGGCCCCTACGGTGTCCGCGCGAACACGGTCTGTCCCGGGTTCACCGAGACCTCCCTGCTCGACCAGTACCTCGAGGACCAGGAGGATCCCGAAACAGCTCGCGAGCAGATGATCGAGCAGTATCCGCTCAAGCGCCTCGCCGAACCCGAGGAGATCGCGGATGCAATTCTGTTCCTTGCAAGCGACGAGTCATCGTTCGTTAACGGCCACGGCCTGGTCGTCGACGGCGGCTTCTCGGCCTGA
- a CDS encoding peptidylprolyl isomerase, translating to MGDVTATLHTNKGDIDVELYDERAPRTVDNFVGLATGGKTWEDPETGEEVDGEPLYDDVAFHRVIEDFMIQGGDPTETGRGGPGYEFDDEFHEELRHDDDGILSMANSGPNTNGSQFFITLGPQPHLDDRHSVFGKVTDGMDVVHEIGDVNTNANDQPKEDVVLESVSVDYE from the coding sequence ATGGGAGACGTTACTGCCACGTTGCATACCAACAAGGGCGATATCGATGTCGAACTCTACGACGAGCGCGCGCCGCGGACCGTCGACAACTTCGTCGGGCTCGCGACCGGTGGCAAGACTTGGGAAGACCCCGAGACGGGCGAGGAAGTCGACGGCGAGCCGCTGTACGATGACGTCGCGTTCCACCGCGTCATCGAGGACTTCATGATCCAGGGCGGCGACCCGACCGAGACCGGTCGCGGCGGCCCCGGCTACGAGTTCGACGATGAGTTCCACGAGGAACTGCGCCACGACGACGATGGCATCCTGAGCATGGCCAACTCCGGGCCGAACACCAACGGCTCGCAGTTCTTCATTACACTCGGTCCCCAGCCTCACCTCGACGACCGCCACTCGGTCTTCGGAAAAGTCACCGACGGTATGGACGTCGTTCACGAGATCGGCGACGTCAACACGAACGCGAACGATCAGCCGAAAGAAGACGTCGTCCTCGAGTCCGTCTCCGTCGACTACGAGTAA